A DNA window from Limnothrix sp. FACHB-406 contains the following coding sequences:
- a CDS encoding MFS transporter, translating to MTQSPEPVPNPEPKEPGFAQLESNQPESHQPERNLLWRPVLGLAGLQGAISLAWVLYRFYLPQLLAAVGLPGVDRAVLILEDGLAAVLEPVIGGLSDRARLRVGSRYPLVVAGVGLTVLMFGAMVAAALGRGAIVQGLLMVTVVLWAVAMAVFRSPAIALIGQYALSSQLPQANSLLVLSAGLVGAVAPLARDRVLQLGPAYAFGLGSLALVAAAGVLQLAGPDRVLGASAVAQNSPGPIRWGEVVRLLGLGAAVGWGLRLFFGIVPAALQSQLPQWPGSVIGLGVGLTVAIGALVMGLLAGRWGNRSVMLAGAIALGMGLPMLTLPQLGIITWPLALVMMVAWAGLFNGGIPLAIDLMPDRVGLGIGCFFGGFAAVNALLSATGLPLHPGQAAGSFAVAAGWLIWSPAATGPIEPIEFIEPIKSPNSATHSVTNSVTNSEPNNPPTKGDGPLD from the coding sequence ATGACCCAATCACCCGAGCCTGTCCCGAATCCCGAGCCAAAAGAGCCTGGGTTCGCTCAACTAGAATCCAATCAGCCTGAATCACATCAACCGGAACGCAACCTCCTGTGGCGGCCCGTGTTGGGATTGGCGGGATTGCAAGGAGCCATTTCCCTGGCTTGGGTACTGTATCGGTTCTATTTACCCCAGTTGTTGGCGGCCGTGGGGTTGCCGGGGGTCGATCGGGCGGTGTTGATTTTGGAAGATGGCCTGGCCGCAGTGTTGGAGCCGGTGATTGGAGGCTTGAGCGATCGGGCGCGGTTGCGCGTGGGCAGCCGCTATCCCCTGGTGGTGGCGGGGGTGGGGCTAACGGTGTTGATGTTTGGGGCCATGGTGGCGGCAGCGTTGGGGCGCGGGGCAATCGTTCAAGGCCTGTTGATGGTGACGGTGGTGCTGTGGGCGGTGGCCATGGCGGTGTTTCGATCGCCCGCGATCGCCCTCATTGGTCAATACGCCTTGAGCAGTCAACTGCCCCAGGCCAACAGCTTGTTGGTTTTGTCGGCGGGCTTGGTGGGGGCGGTGGCTCCCTTGGCTCGCGATCGCGTTTTGCAGTTGGGCCCGGCCTATGCCTTTGGGTTGGGATCGTTGGCCCTGGTGGCGGCGGCGGGAGTCTTGCAATTGGCGGGGCCCGATCGGGTCTTGGGAGCCAGCGCCGTTGCCCAAAATTCCCCTGGGCCAATTCGGTGGGGAGAAGTGGTGCGGCTGTTGGGTTTGGGGGCAGCCGTGGGTTGGGGGCTGCGGCTGTTTTTTGGGATTGTGCCCGCTGCTTTGCAAAGCCAGTTGCCCCAATGGCCCGGCAGTGTGATTGGGTTGGGGGTGGGTCTGACGGTGGCGATCGGGGCGTTAGTGATGGGGCTGTTGGCGGGCCGGTGGGGCAATCGATCGGTGATGTTGGCGGGGGCGATCGCCTTGGGCATGGGGCTGCCAATGCTGACGCTGCCGCAATTGGGAATCATCACTTGGCCGCTGGCGTTGGTGATGATGGTGGCCTGGGCGGGGCTATTCAATGGGGGCATTCCGCTGGCGATCGACCTGATGCCCGATCGCGTGGGATTGGGAATTGGGTGCTTTTTTGGTGGTTTTGCGGCTGTCAATGCCCTGCTGAGTGCTACGGGGTTGCCGCTGCATCCTGGTCAGGCGGCGGGTTCCTTTGCGGTGGCGGCGGGTTGGTTAATCTGGTCACCCGCAGCGACGGGGCCGATCGAGCCGATCGAGTTCATCGAACCGATCAAATCACCGAATTCTGCAACCCATTCTGTAACGAATTCTGTAACGAACTCAGAACCCAACAATCCCCCTACCAAGGGCGACGGGCCGCTTGATTAA
- a CDS encoding GFA family protein, giving the protein MTQEPNPTAETESNRDSAVTYEGGCHCGAVRFQVQGPSPLQVQSCNCSICDKTGFLHLLVPRSRFQLLQGETALTTYTFNTGTAKHLFCRTCGIKSFYVPRSHPDGYSVNARCLDGVDLADPSQVLIEPFDGRNWEANIDTLRAATAN; this is encoded by the coding sequence ATGACCCAAGAACCCAACCCCACAGCGGAGACTGAATCCAACCGTGACTCTGCCGTCACCTATGAGGGCGGTTGCCATTGCGGAGCGGTGCGCTTTCAGGTGCAGGGGCCATCGCCCTTGCAGGTGCAGTCTTGCAATTGCTCCATTTGCGACAAAACGGGATTTTTGCATTTACTCGTTCCCCGATCGCGCTTTCAACTGTTGCAGGGCGAAACGGCATTAACCACCTACACCTTCAACACGGGCACGGCCAAGCATTTGTTTTGTCGCACCTGTGGCATCAAGTCATTTTATGTGCCCCGATCGCACCCGGATGGCTATAGCGTGAATGCCCGCTGCCTGGATGGAGTTGATTTGGCCGATCCGTCGCAGGTGTTGATTGAACCCTTTGATGGGCGCAATTGGGAAGCCAATATTGACACTTTGAGAGCGGCCACGGCGAATTAG
- a CDS encoding GerMN domain-containing protein — protein sequence MSDRPRRNLPISLVAAVGSTAVAVGAGVAWWNASMAPAPTPSPSAATTIPSPSPSVAASVAPTPPPSAVPQSPKATPAPVATAPIAEQSQVYWLKDTGTHFAMAGQPAKTVASSEPDEVLRGAIEQVLAGQPTDNNLSSAIPINTKLLDVMIAPEGVRVNLSSEFTSGGGSASMMGRLGQIVYTASTLNPAAKVWILVEGQPLTVLGGEGLEVPQPIDRSTFDRQFKP from the coding sequence ATGTCCGATCGTCCCCGTCGCAATCTACCCATCAGTCTTGTGGCCGCCGTTGGTTCAACGGCCGTGGCGGTGGGGGCCGGCGTTGCCTGGTGGAACGCTTCCATGGCCCCGGCCCCAACCCCCAGCCCTTCCGCCGCAACAACCATCCCCAGCCCCAGCCCTTCGGTGGCGGCCAGCGTTGCCCCCACGCCGCCCCCCAGCGCCGTGCCCCAATCACCAAAGGCAACTCCTGCCCCTGTGGCCACCGCCCCGATCGCTGAACAGTCCCAGGTCTATTGGCTGAAGGACACGGGAACCCATTTTGCGATGGCGGGTCAACCGGCCAAAACCGTGGCCAGCAGTGAGCCAGATGAGGTGCTGCGCGGGGCGATCGAGCAAGTTTTGGCCGGGCAACCCACCGACAACAACTTAAGCAGCGCCATTCCCATCAACACCAAGCTGCTGGACGTGATGATTGCGCCGGAAGGGGTGCGGGTGAACCTGTCGTCGGAATTCACCAGCGGCGGCGGCAGTGCATCGATGATGGGACGGTTAGGGCAAATTGTTTACACGGCCAGCACCTTGAATCCCGCTGCGAAGGTTTGGATTTTGGTGGAAGGTCAACCTTTGACGGTGTTGGGAGGCGAGGGTTTGGAAGTGCCGCAACCGATCGACCGGTCCACGTTCGATCGACAATTCAAGCCCTAG